In Jejubacter calystegiae, the following are encoded in one genomic region:
- the gss gene encoding bifunctional glutathionylspermidine amidase/synthase — MSTGTKESDAPFGTLLGYAPGGVAIYSSNYSNLTPEQRRDKTAFHSYIGNEYMGHKWQCVEFARRFLFLTWGAVFTDVGMAWEIFSLRFLREVVNDNILPLQAFANGARRPPEAGSLLIWAPGGEFDETGHVAVITQLVGNKVRIAEQNVIHHPLPPGQQWTRELTLEVEEGHYRIRDTFDDTTILGWMIQTDDTRYSLPQPTLAAPEMAIHGARLENRGQFDGPWLNQQDPLQRAYVYANGQTINQDPYHYYQISESAEQELIKATNETHLMYLHATDKVLKDDNLLALFDIPKILWPRLRLSWQRRRHHMITGRLDFCMDERGLKVYEYNADSASCHTEAGLILEQWAKAGGCATGFNPAQGLLGQLADAWQHSRARPFVHIMQDKDPEEDYHAQFMQRALAQAGFESKILYGLDELGWDATGQLIDGDGRLVNCVWKTWAWETALEQVREVSEQEYAAVPIRTGHPRNEVRLIDVLLRPEVLVFEPLWTVIPGNKAILPVLWSLFPHHRYLLDTDFEVNSELAKTGYAVKPISGRCGSNIDLVSRHEELLDKTSGKFSDRKNIYQQLWCLPKVDGKYIQVCTFTVGGSYGGACLRGDTSMVIKKESDIEPLVVVKDRAFLRD, encoded by the coding sequence ATGAGCACAGGAACAAAAGAAAGCGATGCCCCCTTTGGCACGCTGCTGGGCTATGCCCCTGGCGGCGTGGCGATTTACTCTTCTAATTACAGCAACCTGACGCCGGAGCAGCGCCGCGATAAGACGGCGTTTCACAGCTATATCGGCAACGAATATATGGGCCACAAGTGGCAGTGCGTGGAGTTCGCGCGTCGCTTCCTGTTTCTGACCTGGGGCGCGGTGTTTACCGATGTCGGCATGGCCTGGGAGATCTTCTCGCTGCGCTTTTTGCGCGAGGTGGTTAACGACAATATTCTGCCGCTTCAGGCATTCGCCAACGGCGCCCGCCGTCCGCCAGAGGCCGGTTCGCTGCTGATCTGGGCGCCGGGTGGCGAGTTCGATGAGACTGGCCATGTAGCGGTGATCACCCAACTGGTGGGCAATAAGGTGCGCATTGCCGAGCAGAATGTGATTCATCACCCGCTGCCCCCCGGCCAGCAGTGGACCCGCGAGCTCACGCTGGAGGTGGAAGAGGGCCATTACCGCATCCGCGATACCTTCGACGACACCACCATTCTTGGCTGGATGATTCAGACCGACGATACCCGCTACAGCCTGCCTCAGCCGACGCTGGCGGCGCCGGAAATGGCGATTCACGGCGCGCGCCTGGAAAATCGCGGCCAGTTCGACGGCCCCTGGCTCAACCAGCAGGATCCGCTGCAGCGCGCTTACGTTTACGCCAACGGCCAGACCATCAATCAGGATCCGTACCACTACTACCAGATTTCCGAAAGCGCGGAGCAGGAGCTGATTAAGGCCACCAACGAAACGCACCTGATGTACCTGCACGCCACCGATAAGGTGCTGAAGGACGACAACCTGCTGGCGCTGTTCGATATTCCCAAAATCCTCTGGCCGCGTCTGCGGCTGTCGTGGCAGCGGCGGCGCCACCATATGATTACCGGTCGTCTGGATTTCTGTATGGACGAGCGCGGTCTGAAGGTTTACGAATACAACGCCGATTCCGCCTCCTGCCATACCGAAGCCGGGCTGATTCTGGAGCAGTGGGCCAAAGCGGGCGGCTGCGCCACGGGCTTTAACCCGGCTCAGGGGCTGCTGGGCCAACTGGCGGACGCCTGGCAGCACAGCCGGGCGCGCCCCTTTGTCCACATCATGCAGGACAAAGATCCGGAAGAGGATTATCACGCCCAGTTTATGCAGCGGGCGCTGGCGCAGGCCGGGTTCGAAAGCAAGATTCTGTATGGTCTGGACGAACTGGGTTGGGACGCCACCGGCCAGCTTATCGACGGCGACGGGCGGCTGGTGAACTGCGTCTGGAAGACCTGGGCCTGGGAAACGGCGCTGGAGCAGGTGCGTGAAGTCAGCGAACAGGAGTATGCCGCGGTGCCGATTCGCACCGGCCATCCGCGCAACGAGGTACGGCTGATCGACGTCCTGCTGCGCCCGGAGGTGCTGGTGTTCGAACCGCTGTGGACGGTGATTCCGGGCAACAAGGCGATTCTGCCGGTGCTCTGGTCGCTGTTCCCCCATCACCGCTACCTGCTGGATACCGACTTCGAAGTGAACAGCGAGCTGGCGAAGACCGGTTATGCGGTGAAGCCCATCTCCGGGCGCTGCGGCAGCAATATCGACCTGGTCAGCCGCCACGAGGAGCTACTGGATAAAACCAGCGGTAAGTTTAGCGACCGCAAAAATATCTATCAGCAGCTCTGGTGCCTGCCGAAGGTGGACGGCAAATATATTCAGGTCTGTACCTTCACCGTGGGCGGCAGCTATGGCGGCGCCTGCCTGCGCGGCGATACCTCGATGGTTATCAAGAAAGAGAGCGATATCGAGCCGCTGGTGGTGGTGAAGGATAGGGCGTTTCTTAGGGATTAA
- the fumA gene encoding class I fumarate hydratase FumA, whose product MSNKPFFYQPPFPPGKDDTEYYLLTRDHVSVAEFDGKPVLKVAPQALTLLARQAFHDAAFMLRPAHQQQVAAILNDPEASENDKYVALQFLRNSEIAAKGVLPTCQDTGTAIIVGKKGQQVWTGGGDEQALTRGVYDTYTEDNLRYSQNAALDMYNEVNTGTNLPAQIDLYSVDGDEYKFLCIAKGGGSANKTYLYQETKALLTPEKLKAFLVGKMKTLGTAACPPYHIAFVIGGTSAESTLKTVKLASAKYYDALPDEGNEHGQAFRDRALEQALLLEAQKLGLGAQFGGKYFAHDIRVIRLPRHGASCPIGMGVSCSADRNIKAKINRDGIWIEKLEQHPGQYIPAHLRQQGEGEAVRIDLNQPMDDIRRQLSQYPVSTRLSLNGTIIVARDIAHAKLKALLDNGEPLPQYVKDHPIYYAGPAKTPEGYASGSLGPTTAGRMDAYVDLLQSHGASLVMLAKGNRSQQVTDACHQHGGFYLGSIGGPAAVLAQQSIRSLECVAYPELGMEAIWKIEVEDFPAFILVDDKGNDFFQQIRNGQCAGCAQR is encoded by the coding sequence ATGTCGAATAAACCGTTTTTCTATCAGCCCCCCTTCCCGCCAGGCAAGGACGATACCGAATACTATCTGCTGACCCGCGACCACGTGAGCGTGGCGGAATTTGACGGTAAGCCGGTGCTGAAAGTGGCCCCCCAGGCGCTGACCCTGCTGGCCCGCCAGGCCTTCCACGACGCCGCCTTTATGCTGCGTCCGGCCCATCAACAGCAGGTGGCCGCCATCCTGAACGATCCCGAAGCCAGCGAAAACGATAAATACGTGGCGCTGCAGTTTCTGCGTAATTCGGAGATCGCCGCCAAAGGGGTACTGCCCACCTGCCAGGATACCGGCACCGCCATTATCGTCGGTAAGAAAGGCCAGCAGGTCTGGACCGGCGGCGGCGATGAGCAGGCGCTGACCCGCGGGGTGTACGACACCTATACCGAAGATAACCTGCGCTATTCCCAGAATGCGGCGCTGGATATGTATAACGAGGTGAATACCGGCACCAACCTTCCCGCGCAGATCGATCTCTACAGCGTGGACGGCGACGAGTACAAGTTCCTGTGCATCGCCAAGGGCGGCGGCTCGGCCAACAAAACGTACCTGTACCAGGAGACCAAAGCGCTGCTGACGCCGGAAAAACTCAAGGCTTTCCTGGTCGGGAAGATGAAAACCCTGGGCACTGCCGCCTGCCCGCCCTATCACATCGCCTTTGTGATTGGCGGCACCTCGGCCGAATCCACCCTCAAGACCGTGAAGCTGGCCTCGGCCAAATACTACGATGCGCTGCCTGACGAGGGTAACGAACACGGCCAGGCCTTCCGCGATCGGGCGCTGGAGCAGGCACTGCTGCTCGAAGCCCAAAAGCTGGGGCTCGGCGCCCAGTTCGGCGGTAAATACTTCGCCCACGATATCCGGGTGATTCGCCTGCCGCGTCACGGCGCCTCCTGCCCCATCGGTATGGGAGTCTCCTGCTCGGCGGACCGTAATATTAAGGCCAAAATTAATCGCGACGGAATCTGGATCGAAAAACTGGAGCAACACCCGGGGCAGTATATCCCGGCACACCTGCGTCAGCAGGGCGAAGGAGAAGCGGTGCGCATCGACCTGAACCAGCCGATGGACGACATCCGCCGCCAGCTAAGCCAGTATCCGGTTTCCACCCGTCTGTCGCTGAACGGCACCATTATCGTGGCTCGCGATATCGCCCATGCGAAGCTGAAAGCGCTGCTGGATAACGGCGAACCGCTGCCGCAGTACGTGAAGGATCACCCCATCTATTACGCCGGTCCCGCCAAAACGCCGGAAGGCTACGCTTCTGGCTCGCTGGGGCCCACCACCGCTGGCAGGATGGATGCCTACGTCGACCTGCTGCAATCCCACGGCGCCAGCCTGGTGATGCTGGCCAAAGGCAACCGCAGCCAGCAGGTGACCGACGCCTGCCACCAGCACGGCGGCTTCTACCTGGGCAGCATCGGCGGTCCGGCGGCGGTGCTGGCGCAGCAGAGCATCCGCAGTCTGGAGTGCGTGGCGTATCCGGAACTGGGGATGGAGGCCATCTGGAAGATTGAAGTGGAGGATTTTCCGGCCTTTATTCTGGTGGATGACAAAGGGAATGATTTCTTCCAGCAGATCCGTAACGGCCAGTGCGCAGGCTGCGCGCAGCGCTAA
- a CDS encoding anion permease, with protein MNAKTSIPPAAAGNITSGNGKRLVMMALPFIVGLLLFFIPVPEGLPPHAWHYFAIFVGVIVGLIFEPLPGAVIGLTGVVIIALGSQWLLFSPEQVAAPGFKMAASSFKWAVSGFGNSTVWLIFGAFMFAAGYDKTNFGRRLALILVKYLGRRSLTLGYAITLADLLLAPFTPSNTARSGGTIYPIIANLPPLYGSKPNDPSARRIGSYLMWVAITAACITSSMFLSALAPNLLALALVKSIVGIDIAWGTWFLAFLPLGVLLILTMPLLAYWFYPPEVKVNNEVPLWAARELEKLGKLSRNEILLLAFVCCALAMWIFATSWIEPAMAALLIIGLMLWTGVLQWGDITGNKAAWNTFVWFATLVALADGLSSTGFIGWLGKEGGALMGGISPGTATIVLLLAFYLLHYLFASTTAHTTALLPAMLTIAATIPGINMQVFCLLMVTSLGVMGIITPYGTGPSPIYYGSGYLPAKDYWRMGTIFGAIFLAALLFIGYPWMSMMF; from the coding sequence ATGAACGCAAAAACATCGATACCGCCTGCCGCTGCGGGAAATATCACCAGCGGCAACGGCAAACGCCTGGTGATGATGGCACTGCCCTTTATCGTCGGGCTACTGCTGTTCTTCATCCCGGTGCCGGAAGGGCTTCCTCCCCATGCCTGGCACTACTTCGCCATCTTCGTCGGCGTGATTGTCGGTCTTATTTTCGAACCGCTGCCCGGGGCCGTTATCGGCCTGACCGGCGTGGTGATCATCGCCCTTGGCAGCCAGTGGCTGCTGTTCAGCCCCGAACAGGTGGCGGCGCCGGGCTTTAAAATGGCCGCCAGCTCCTTTAAGTGGGCGGTCAGCGGCTTCGGCAACTCCACCGTCTGGCTGATCTTCGGCGCCTTTATGTTTGCCGCGGGCTACGACAAAACCAACTTCGGCCGCCGCCTGGCGTTAATCCTGGTGAAATATCTGGGGCGCCGCAGCCTGACTCTGGGTTACGCCATTACCCTGGCCGACCTGCTGCTGGCGCCGTTTACCCCTTCCAACACGGCACGCAGCGGCGGAACCATCTACCCGATTATCGCCAACCTGCCGCCGCTGTACGGCTCTAAACCCAACGACCCCAGCGCCCGCCGTATCGGCTCTTATCTGATGTGGGTGGCGATTACCGCCGCCTGTATCACCAGCTCGATGTTCCTTTCCGCGCTGGCCCCTAACCTGCTGGCGCTGGCGCTGGTGAAAAGCATTGTCGGTATCGATATCGCCTGGGGCACCTGGTTCCTGGCCTTTCTGCCGCTGGGGGTACTGCTGATACTGACCATGCCGCTGCTGGCTTACTGGTTCTACCCGCCGGAAGTTAAGGTCAATAACGAAGTGCCGCTGTGGGCCGCCCGCGAGCTGGAAAAGCTGGGCAAACTGTCGCGCAATGAGATCCTGCTGCTGGCGTTTGTCTGCTGCGCGCTGGCGATGTGGATCTTCGCCACCAGTTGGATTGAACCGGCCATGGCGGCCCTGCTGATCATCGGTCTGATGCTGTGGACCGGGGTCCTGCAGTGGGGTGATATCACTGGCAATAAGGCGGCCTGGAATACTTTCGTCTGGTTCGCCACCCTGGTGGCGCTGGCCGATGGCCTTTCCAGCACCGGCTTTATCGGCTGGCTGGGCAAAGAGGGCGGTGCCCTGATGGGCGGTATCTCGCCCGGCACCGCCACCATAGTGCTGCTGCTGGCTTTCTATCTGCTGCACTATCTGTTCGCCAGCACCACGGCGCACACCACGGCGCTACTGCCAGCCATGCTGACCATCGCCGCCACCATTCCCGGCATCAATATGCAGGTGTTCTGCCTGCTGATGGTCACCTCGCTGGGGGTAATGGGGATTATCACCCCTTACGGCACCGGCCCCAGCCCTATCTACTACGGCAGCGGCTATCTGCCCGCCAAAGATTACTGGCGGATGGGCACCATTTTCGGCGCCATCTTCCTGGCGGCACTGCTGTTCATCGGCTATCCGTGGATGTCCATGATGTTCTGA
- a CDS encoding flavocytochrome c — protein sequence MNSHREIFSPFTLPNGTELKNRLVMAPMTTCTGYYDGTVTSELVEYYRARAGTLGTLIVECCFVDSLGPAFPGALGIDSDDKIPGLARIVDAIHGRGSRAILQIYHGGRMVDPMLIGGRTPVAPSALAAPRDGAVIPAALTGDDVVAMVGKFGDGVRRAIQAGFDGVELHGANTYLIQQFYSPNSNQRDDEWGGSRDNRARFPLAVLDITHKMVNQYADDAFIIGYRFSPEELEVPGIRFDDTLYLMEKLAERGLDYLHFSMGYTLRGSIVDTADPTPLIEKFVAQRSASLAQLPVIGVGNVVTESDAQMALDRGYDMVAVGRACIAYPDWADRIARGEAPELFIDSTQRAALNIPEPLWRFSLVEAMIRDMSMGESKFKPGLYSETVQDEAKSLVIDVTLETDRIADIALASGPDRDVAFTSSFEEIRERILDANTPHVDAISGATSQSEAVKKAVSKAMIQSGKALAAEQGGDPQPQSYDVVVVGSGGAGLAAAIQAHDEGSRVLIVEKMPTIGGNTIKASVGMNAAETRFQRVKGIHDSKALFYQETLKGGQNKNNPELLRRFVENAPQAIEWLAQRGIMLNDITITGGMSIDRTHRPRDRSAVGGYLISGLVRNINKRGIAVMLDTSVTEILMDNGRVSGLALKNEEGETLTVEARSVIVATGGFSANSQMVVKYRPDLAGFVTTNHKGATGSGIALLEQIGAGTVDMGEIQIHPTVEQSTSYLISEAIRGGGAILVNQQGSRFYNEMETRDKVSAQIIALPEKYAYVVFDEHVRASNKAADEYIARGLVTSASTAVELAEKTGMDPQRLVATLERYNGFVERQEDEEFGRKTALRSPLNAGPFHAIRIAPGVHHTMGGVTIDTDTAVLDTSRRAIPGAFAAGEVVGGIHGGNRIGGNAVADIIIFGTLAGHQAAAHAKAGD from the coding sequence ATGAACAGTCATCGGGAGATATTCAGCCCTTTTACGTTACCTAACGGAACTGAGCTGAAAAACCGCCTGGTCATGGCCCCTATGACCACCTGTACCGGTTATTACGACGGCACGGTGACCAGCGAACTGGTGGAATATTACCGGGCGCGGGCTGGCACCCTCGGAACCCTTATTGTGGAGTGCTGTTTCGTCGACTCTCTGGGGCCGGCCTTCCCGGGCGCACTGGGGATCGACAGCGACGATAAGATCCCGGGTCTGGCGCGGATCGTCGATGCCATTCACGGCCGCGGCTCCCGGGCGATTTTGCAGATCTACCACGGCGGTCGCATGGTGGATCCGATGCTGATTGGTGGCCGTACGCCGGTAGCGCCGAGCGCCCTGGCCGCACCGCGCGACGGCGCCGTGATCCCGGCCGCCCTGACCGGCGATGACGTCGTCGCGATGGTCGGTAAATTTGGCGATGGGGTACGGCGTGCCATTCAGGCGGGCTTTGACGGTGTTGAGCTGCACGGCGCCAATACCTATCTGATTCAGCAATTTTACTCCCCGAACTCTAACCAGCGCGATGATGAATGGGGCGGTAGCCGCGATAACCGCGCCCGCTTCCCGCTGGCGGTGCTGGATATCACCCATAAGATGGTGAACCAGTACGCCGACGACGCTTTTATCATCGGTTATCGCTTCTCGCCGGAAGAGCTGGAAGTCCCCGGCATTCGCTTCGACGATACGCTGTATCTGATGGAAAAGCTGGCCGAACGCGGGCTGGACTATCTGCACTTCTCCATGGGCTACACCCTGCGTGGATCTATCGTCGATACCGCAGATCCCACGCCGCTTATTGAGAAATTCGTGGCGCAGCGTTCCGCCAGCCTGGCGCAACTGCCGGTGATTGGGGTGGGGAATGTGGTCACTGAATCCGACGCTCAGATGGCGCTGGATCGCGGCTACGATATGGTGGCGGTGGGGCGTGCCTGCATCGCTTATCCAGACTGGGCCGATCGCATTGCCCGCGGCGAGGCGCCGGAACTGTTTATCGACAGCACCCAGCGGGCGGCGCTCAATATCCCTGAGCCGCTGTGGCGCTTCTCGCTGGTCGAGGCCATGATTCGCGACATGAGCATGGGCGAATCGAAGTTTAAGCCCGGCCTGTACAGCGAAACGGTTCAGGATGAGGCTAAATCGCTGGTGATCGACGTGACTCTGGAAACCGATCGCATCGCCGATATCGCTCTGGCCTCCGGTCCGGATCGGGATGTGGCCTTTACCTCCAGCTTTGAAGAGATCCGCGAACGGATTCTGGATGCCAACACTCCGCACGTCGATGCTATTTCCGGCGCCACCAGCCAGAGCGAAGCGGTGAAAAAGGCGGTATCGAAAGCGATGATTCAGTCCGGTAAGGCGCTGGCGGCAGAGCAGGGCGGCGATCCGCAGCCCCAGAGCTACGATGTGGTGGTCGTGGGCAGCGGCGGCGCGGGGCTGGCGGCGGCCATTCAGGCTCACGACGAGGGGAGTCGCGTACTTATCGTCGAAAAAATGCCGACGATTGGCGGTAACACCATTAAGGCGTCGGTGGGGATGAACGCCGCCGAGACCCGCTTCCAGCGGGTGAAAGGGATTCACGACAGCAAAGCGCTGTTCTATCAGGAGACCCTGAAAGGCGGCCAGAACAAGAACAACCCCGAACTGCTGCGCCGTTTTGTGGAAAACGCTCCCCAGGCCATTGAGTGGCTGGCGCAACGCGGCATTATGTTGAATGACATCACCATTACTGGTGGAATGAGCATTGACCGCACCCACCGTCCGCGCGACCGTTCCGCGGTAGGCGGCTACCTGATTAGCGGCCTGGTACGCAATATCAATAAACGCGGTATCGCGGTGATGCTGGATACCTCGGTGACTGAAATCCTGATGGATAACGGTCGGGTCAGCGGTCTGGCCCTGAAGAATGAGGAGGGTGAGACGCTCACCGTTGAAGCCCGCAGCGTGATTGTCGCCACCGGCGGCTTTAGCGCCAACAGCCAGATGGTGGTGAAATACCGCCCGGATCTGGCAGGCTTTGTCACCACCAACCACAAAGGGGCCACCGGTAGCGGTATTGCGCTGCTGGAACAGATTGGCGCCGGTACCGTGGATATGGGCGAGATTCAGATCCACCCCACCGTTGAGCAGTCCACCTCTTATCTGATTTCCGAAGCGATTCGCGGTGGCGGCGCCATCCTGGTCAATCAGCAGGGCAGTCGTTTCTATAATGAAATGGAGACCCGCGATAAGGTCTCGGCGCAGATTATCGCGCTGCCGGAAAAATATGCTTATGTGGTGTTCGACGAACACGTGCGCGCCAGTAACAAAGCCGCCGATGAATATATCGCCCGGGGGCTTGTGACCAGCGCCAGTACGGCCGTGGAACTGGCGGAAAAAACCGGGATGGATCCGCAGCGCCTGGTGGCGACCCTGGAACGCTACAACGGCTTTGTCGAGCGCCAGGAGGACGAGGAGTTCGGGCGTAAGACCGCGCTGCGTAGTCCCCTGAACGCCGGGCCGTTCCATGCCATTCGTATTGCGCCTGGGGTGCACCACACCATGGGCGGCGTGACTATCGATACCGATACCGCGGTGCTGGATACATCCCGGCGGGCTATTCCAGGCGCTTTTGCCGCAGGGGAAGTGGTAGGGGGCATTCACGGCGGCAACCGCATTGGCGGTAACGCGGTAGCGGATATTATTATCTTCGGTACGCTGGCCGGGCATCAGGCCGCTGCGCATGCGAAGGCCGGGGACTGA
- a CDS encoding FAD:protein FMN transferase, whose translation MPHNDGHWHYAAVLMGSPVRLTLAKPREALAASVFRLIKQYEDLLTVNRADSQVMAINHAAGHHPVAVSRPVFELIRRARAASLLPDSAFNLAIGPLVKRWRIGFRGDSVPPAHELSALLPLTRPDAVLLDEAAGSVMLARPGMEIDLGAIAKGYIADRVRDFLRREGVVRGVINLGGNVQTLGSGWSIGLKRPFAGGDALVGALEVGDRSVVTSGTYERYFEQDGQRYHHILDPRTGYPLDNELDSVTIISADSIDGDIWTTLIYGMGVSQGCAALRERPDIEAIFVTRDRRVILSSSRQFRFRLLDDDYRLTDSTA comes from the coding sequence ATGCCACACAACGACGGTCACTGGCACTACGCGGCGGTACTGATGGGCTCGCCGGTCCGCCTCACCCTGGCGAAACCCCGGGAAGCGCTGGCGGCCAGCGTTTTCCGGCTGATTAAACAGTACGAAGATCTGCTGACCGTGAATCGCGCCGACTCCCAGGTGATGGCGATAAACCACGCAGCCGGACATCATCCGGTGGCGGTCAGCCGCCCGGTGTTTGAGCTAATTCGCCGTGCCCGGGCCGCCAGTCTGCTGCCGGACAGCGCCTTTAATCTCGCCATTGGCCCGTTGGTAAAACGCTGGCGTATCGGCTTTCGGGGCGATAGCGTGCCCCCCGCTCACGAACTGAGCGCACTGCTGCCGCTGACCCGGCCCGACGCCGTGCTTCTTGATGAGGCCGCGGGTAGCGTGATGCTGGCCCGGCCCGGTATGGAGATCGACCTTGGGGCTATCGCCAAAGGCTATATCGCCGATCGGGTTCGCGATTTTCTGCGTCGGGAAGGGGTGGTTCGGGGGGTGATTAATCTGGGCGGCAATGTTCAGACCCTGGGGAGCGGTTGGTCCATCGGGCTGAAACGGCCGTTTGCCGGGGGCGATGCGCTGGTGGGCGCGCTGGAGGTCGGGGATCGTTCGGTGGTGACTTCCGGCACCTATGAGCGCTACTTTGAGCAGGACGGTCAGCGCTACCACCATATCCTTGACCCGCGTACCGGCTATCCCCTTGATAACGAGCTGGATAGCGTCACCATTATTTCCGCCGACTCTATCGATGGCGATATCTGGACCACCCTGATCTACGGTATGGGGGTGAGCCAGGGCTGTGCCGCCCTGCGGGAGCGACCGGATATCGAAGCTATTTTCGTCACCCGGGATCGCCGGGTGATTCTCTCCTCTTCCCGCCAGTTCCGTTTTCGGCTACTTGACGACGACTACCGCCTTACTGACAGTACTGCTTAA
- the dcuR gene encoding two-component system response regulator DcuR — protein sequence MINVLIVDDDAMVAELNRCYVARVQGFHCCGVASNLDQAREMLNDPALAVDLVLLDVYMQQDSGLDLLPDIRATGRPVDVIMISSASDSATVQTSLHYGVVDYLIKPFQFPRFEEALTAWRDRKNQMDSHDYYEQADVDRLLHGGAPEVADSRRLPKGLTAQTLRTLCQWIDAHPQSEFSTDELANAVGISRVSCRKYLIWLAQINILDTSIHYGATGRPLYRYQVQPQHIGLLKQYCQ from the coding sequence GTGATAAATGTTTTAATCGTTGATGATGACGCCATGGTGGCGGAACTGAACCGCTGCTATGTCGCCAGAGTCCAGGGATTTCACTGCTGCGGGGTCGCCTCCAACCTCGATCAGGCGCGGGAGATGCTGAACGATCCCGCCCTGGCGGTCGATCTGGTGCTGCTGGACGTTTATATGCAGCAGGACAGCGGGCTGGACCTGCTGCCGGATATTCGCGCCACCGGCCGCCCTGTCGATGTGATCATGATTTCATCGGCTTCCGACAGCGCCACCGTTCAGACTTCGCTGCACTACGGCGTGGTGGACTACCTGATCAAACCCTTCCAGTTTCCGCGCTTTGAAGAGGCGCTCACCGCCTGGCGGGATCGCAAAAACCAGATGGACAGCCACGACTACTACGAGCAGGCGGATGTCGATCGCCTGCTGCACGGCGGCGCGCCAGAGGTCGCAGACAGCCGACGGCTGCCAAAAGGGCTGACGGCTCAGACCCTACGCACTCTGTGTCAGTGGATTGATGCCCACCCCCAGAGCGAATTTTCCACCGACGAACTGGCTAACGCGGTGGGCATTTCCCGGGTTTCCTGTCGTAAATATCTGATCTGGCTGGCGCAGATTAATATTCTGGATACCAGCATCCACTACGGCGCCACCGGCCGACCGCTCTACCGCTACCAGGTCCAGCCCCAGCATATCGGGCTGCTTAAGCAGTACTGTCAGTAA